The nucleotide sequence CTTCGGCGACGCCACCCCGATCACCGCGGTGGTGGGCTACCGGGCCAAGGCGGTCATGCGCGCCCAGCCGGACCTGCTGTTCGCGTTCAACCCCGACTTCGCCGTCACCAACACCTCACAGAGCCTGCTCCGCGCGCTGCGCACCTCGCAGCCCGGCGGCGTCCTCTGGCTGAACGGCGACGTGGTGTTCGACCCGGCGGTGCTCGACCACGCCGCCCCGCTGGTGCACGCCGACGAGAGCTTCGTGTGCGTGGACACCTCCACCGTCGCCGACGAGGAGGTCAAGTACACCCTCGACGCCGACGGGTTCGTCCGCGAGCTGTCCAAGACCGTGACCGGCGGCCTCGGCGAGGCGGTCGGGATCAACTACGTCTCCGGGTCGGACAAGGCCGCGCTGATCGAGCAGCTCACCGCGTGCGAGGCCGCCGACTACTTCGAGCGCGGCATGGAGCTGGCGATCCAGCGGTCGGGCGTCCGCTTCCGGCCGCTGGACATCTCCCGGTTCTCCGCGGTGGAGGTCGACTTCGACGACGACCTGCAGCGGGCGAACACCTGGCTGGGCTCCCGGGCGGCCCTCGAGCCGCTCGCCTCCGAGCTGCGCTGAGGCAACTGCGCTGAGACGACTGCGCTGAAGGGCCCGGCGCCCCGTCCGCCACGCGCGGGCGGGGCGCCGTGCCGTTCAGGTCAGCTGCGGGGCCACCTCGGCGGCCACCAGATCCAGGTGGTCCAGGTCGGCCAGGTCCAGCACCTGCAGGTAGACCCGGCCCGCCCCGGCCTCGGCGTACCGGCCCAGGATGTCGACCGCCTCGGCCGGCGTGCCGGCCACCCCGTGGGCCCGCAGGTCCGCGACGTCCCGGCCGATGGCCGCGGCCCGTCGGGCCAGCTCGGACTCGTCCCGGCCGACGCACAGCACCAGCGCGGAGCTGTAGACCAGCTCACCGGGGTCGCGGCCGGCCTCGGTGCAGGCCTCCCGGACACCGGCGAAGAGCCGGGCGTTCTCCTCCGCCGAGGCGAAGGGCACGTTGAACTCGGCCGCGTACCGCGCCGCCAGCCGCGGGGTGCGCTTCTTCCCGCTGCCGCCGATCAGGATGGGGACGCCGCCGGGCTGCACCGGCTTGGGCAGCGCCGGCGAGCCGGTCAGCTGGTAGTGCTCACCGGCGAAGTCGAAGGTCTCCCCCGCCGGGGTGTTCCACAGCCCGCTGATGACGGCGACCTGCTCCTCGTACCGGTCGAACCGCTCCCCCAGCTCCGGAAAAGGGATGCCGTAGGCGCGGTGCTCGGCGGCGAACCACCCCGAGCCGATGCCCAGCTCCACCCGCCCGCCGCTCATCTGGTCGACCTGCGCCACCGAGATGGCCAGCGGGCCGGGCAGCCGGAAGGTCGCCGCGGTCATCAGGGTGCCGAGCCGGATCCGGGACGTCTCCCGGGCCAGGCCGGCCAGGGTGACCCAGGCGTCGGTCGGGCCGGGCAGCCCGTCCCCGCCCATGGTCAGGTAGTGGTCGGAGCGGAAGAAGGCGTCGAAACCGGTCTCCTCGGTGCGCCGGGCCACCGCGAGCAGGTCGTCGTAGGTGGCGCCCATCTGGGGTTCGGTGAAGATCCGTAGCTGCACCCGGCCGAGTCTGCCAGCGGCGCGGCCGCTCGATCCGGGCCTCTCACCGACTGCGGAGGGGGTTCGGGGTGTGCCCGTGCTCGCCAGCGGGCAGGATGATCGCTGAAGCGATCAACTCGGAGGTGCTGGAGTGTTCCGCAAGAAGAGCTCGACAGAGGTCATCGGGACCGAGTTGCAAGAGGGGTTCGCCCACATCGGCGCGGCGGTCACCGAGGCCCGTCGGGCGACGGCGGAGCAGCTCGCCCCGCAGGTGGCGGCCGCGGCCAAGGCGGCGCAGACCACCTACGCCGCTGACGTCGCCCCCCGCGTCGAGGCGGCCGTGGCCGCCCTCGCCCCGCAGCTGGACGCCGCCCGGGAGGTGCTGGTCCCGCGGCTGGAGGCGGCACAGAAGAACCTCGCGCCCCGCATCGACGCGGCGCAGAAGGCCTACGAGAAGGACCTCGTCCCGCGTCTGGACGCGGCCAGCCGGGCCGCGCGGGCCAACCTGGAGATCGCGGTGGCCACCGCGATCCCACGGATCGAGGCCGCCCGTGAGGCGAGCGGTCCGGCGTTCGACGCCGCCGCCAAGTCCGCGCGGGCGAACCTGGAGGCGGCGATCGCCGCCGCGGCACCCCGGATCGAGGCCGCTCGCGGCGCAGCCGGCCCCGCGCTGGACAACGCCCGCGCCGGCCTGGTCGGCGGTGTGGAGGCGGCTCGGGCCCAGCTGGACGCCCGGAGCACGGAGCTCGCCGCCACCGCCGCGACCCTCGGTGCGGCCACCGCCAAGCAGGGCGACAAGGTCCGTCAGGACGCCGCTGCCGCCGCCGACGCCGCGCGGGCGCAGGCTGCGCTGCGGGTCGCCGCGATGCGCGCTGCGGCGGAGACCAACCGCAAGGCCGCCGGCAAGAAGGCCGACAAGCTCGGCAAGAAGGCCGACAAGCTGTCCAAGAAGGCGGCCAAGCGGCGCACCGAGCTGGAGAAGGCCGCCGCCCGGGCCCGCAAGGAGGCCGGCAAGCGCACGGCGAAGACCGTCACGACGGTCAAGCGGCGCGTCGGCGTCGAGCCGGAGCCCCGTCGCTGGCCGTGGGTGGTCGGCGTCCTCGCCGTCCTCGCCGCGGTCGCCGTGGTGCTGCGCAAGAAGAAC is from Modestobacter marinus and encodes:
- a CDS encoding NTP transferase domain-containing protein encodes the protein MRTADPILTGGRDQRSRPRVAVRPAAPQVVVLAAGMGTRLGRKLPKPLTPLMDGRSIMQQQLDGIRTVFGDATPITAVVGYRAKAVMRAQPDLLFAFNPDFAVTNTSQSLLRALRTSQPGGVLWLNGDVVFDPAVLDHAAPLVHADESFVCVDTSTVADEEVKYTLDADGFVRELSKTVTGGLGEAVGINYVSGSDKAALIEQLTACEAADYFERGMELAIQRSGVRFRPLDISRFSAVEVDFDDDLQRANTWLGSRAALEPLASELR
- a CDS encoding LLM class F420-dependent oxidoreductase, producing the protein MQLRIFTEPQMGATYDDLLAVARRTEETGFDAFFRSDHYLTMGGDGLPGPTDAWVTLAGLARETSRIRLGTLMTAATFRLPGPLAISVAQVDQMSGGRVELGIGSGWFAAEHRAYGIPFPELGERFDRYEEQVAVISGLWNTPAGETFDFAGEHYQLTGSPALPKPVQPGGVPILIGGSGKKRTPRLAARYAAEFNVPFASAEENARLFAGVREACTEAGRDPGELVYSSALVLCVGRDESELARRAAAIGRDVADLRAHGVAGTPAEAVDILGRYAEAGAGRVYLQVLDLADLDHLDLVAAEVAPQLT